From Pleurocapsa sp. PCC 7319:
TGCTTCGTTCATTATTGCGATCGTTACCGCTATTTTTGGTGGTCGCCCAGGGATGATTTCGGCAGCAACTGCGGCCACGGCTTTGTTGATGACTCATTTGGTAACAGATTATGACAATGGGTTGCAGTATCTCTTAGCAGCTTCAATTTTGGCGGGGATTCTCCAGTTATTTTGGGGAGTAATTAAAATTGCTAAACAACTTAAGTTTGTTTCCCGTGCAGTGATGATCGGCTTTGTTAATGCTCTGGCGATTTTAATCTTTACAGCACAGTTACCTGAATTGAGTTTGGATAATCCGACTTGGATCACAGTTTACGCTATGGTGGCAGGTGCTTTAGCAATCATTTATTTATTACCTCGTTTCACTACCGTCATCCCTTCTCCTTTAATCGCAATTATCATCATTACCATTATTTCTGTTGTTACGAATAGTGGTGTCCCAACTGTAGGAGATCGGGGGGAATTACCAAGTACTTTACCTGGCTTTGGCATCCCCGAAGTTCCTTTCAATTTTGAAACCTTACAAATTATTTTTCCCTATGCGATCGCTATTTCCTTAGTTGGTTTATTAGAATCATTTCTGACGGCTAATGTGGTAGACGATCTGACCGATACTCCCAGTAATAAAAATAAAGAAGCTCTCGCTCAAGGAATCGCCAATTTTGTGAGTGGTTTATTTGGTGGTATGGCTGGTTGTGCCATGATCGGACAGTCGGTAATTAACATAAAATCTGGTGGACGAACTCGCCTCTCTACCCTAAGTGCAGGGGTTTTCTTATTGTTATTTATGCTGTTTTTGGGGACACAAGTGGAAAAAATCCCCATGGCAGCGTTGGTAGCAATCATGATTATGGTTTCTATTGGGACATTTAACTGGTCTTCTATGAGGCAAATTCGCAAAATTCCCCGGAGCGAAACTGCTGTCATGGTTACTACCGTAGTCATGACCATCTTTTCTCATAACTTGGCAATTGGCGTTTTAAGTGGAGTAACCTTAAATGCCCTGTTATTTTCTCGCAAAATTGCGCAACTTGTATTTGTTGATAGTGTTATCGACTCTCAGGGAGAGAAGCGCGTGTATAGCGTTGCTGGTCAGATATTTTTTGTTTCGGTTAATCAATTTCTCCAAGCCTTTGACTTTAAAGAAGATGTAGAATTAGTCAAAATCGATCTTACTCATGCTCATTTATGGGATCAGTCGGCGATCGCAGCACTGGACAAAGTAGTCATTAATTTCCGTCGTAATGGTGCAGATGTTGAAGTAGTTGGATTAAATAAAGCTAGTGCTACCCTGGTGGATAAATTAGCCGTCCACGACAAACTAGATTCTTTTGAGGATTTAGCTAGTCATTAATCAATTGTCAGTCACCAATGGAAAAAATTCTTTTATGTACCGATGGTTCGGCCTATGCCCAGGTAAGCTATGAGTATGCAGCTTGGTTAGCACAGCGCAAATCATTTGCAATTGAAGTTTTATATGTAACGGATCGTCGCGGAGAACAAGCAGTCCAGACTCCCGATTTTTCTGGTAGTATTGGCATCAATTCTTATCAACAACTTTTAAATGAGTTAGTAGAATTAGAAAGGGCGAGAGCGAAAGTAAATCACCAAAGAGCCAAAATCATTCTCCAAGAAGCCAAACAGTTTTTTAGCGATCGCGCTATTCAGAACGTTAAGCTAACCCAC
This genomic window contains:
- a CDS encoding SulP family inorganic anion transporter, which produces MQLFKLKEWTGNIRGDLLAGILVALALIPEAISFSIIAGVDPKVGLYASFIIAIVTAIFGGRPGMISAATAATALLMTHLVTDYDNGLQYLLAASILAGILQLFWGVIKIAKQLKFVSRAVMIGFVNALAILIFTAQLPELSLDNPTWITVYAMVAGALAIIYLLPRFTTVIPSPLIAIIIITIISVVTNSGVPTVGDRGELPSTLPGFGIPEVPFNFETLQIIFPYAIAISLVGLLESFLTANVVDDLTDTPSNKNKEALAQGIANFVSGLFGGMAGCAMIGQSVINIKSGGRTRLSTLSAGVFLLLFMLFLGTQVEKIPMAALVAIMIMVSIGTFNWSSMRQIRKIPRSETAVMVTTVVMTIFSHNLAIGVLSGVTLNALLFSRKIAQLVFVDSVIDSQGEKRVYSVAGQIFFVSVNQFLQAFDFKEDVELVKIDLTHAHLWDQSAIAALDKVVINFRRNGADVEVVGLNKASATLVDKLAVHDKLDSFEDLASH